In Pseudomonas abieticivorans, the genomic window GTCAGTACCGTGGTGGGCGCGGTGGACCTGAGCGTGAATTTCATGCCGGCGGTGTTGCGCCGCTATCTGGCGGACTGGTGGTTGGATGCTGCGGCGCGGCAACGGCGCCTGGCGTTGGGCCGCGTAGAGCGCCAGATAAAGACGGTGGATGCGCTGGCCCTGCACACCCAGGCGCTCTTCGAGCAAGCCAGCGGTACGCAACCCGCTACCCAGGCACAACAGCGCGCAATCCACAAAAGCGCCCAGCAGGAAATAGACGCCAGCATCCGCTTGCTGGCGGACATCGATGATGCGCTGATACTGGAGCCCAACCTGCCCGCGGGGTTTATGCGCAACCAGCGGCGCTTCATTATCTGCCATCGCTTGATCGTGCTGATCCTGGAGGGCGCCGAGCGTGCCAGGCGCTTGAAAGTTGCCCACAATACCCTGGCCGATGCTGTCCACGCACTTGTCGAGCAGGTCGTGATGGAAAAGATCAGCGCGTCGACGTTTTTTGACTTGTACGTGCCTTTGATTCGCCAACGCCTGGACCTGGGGGCGCAGTTGCTCAAGGTCAATGACGAATTGATGGACTGGGATCAGCAATACACCCTGTGGCATGGGCGCATCGAAAGAAAGCGCAAAGGCAATGCCGCCCGGCCTCGCGATCAGGCCCTTAGCCGGGCGCCCGAAGACCCGGCACTGGCCGCCGACGACTTCAAGGGCCGGCTGGCCAAGATGACCGAAAACCTTTTGTTCAAGCGAACCCGGGGTGAAAAGAACCGCGTGGGCTTCCTGATGGACCTGATGCTCAAGCGAGAGCTGGGTGACGCCAATTTCTACTACGTGCAGAACGCCTACGTGCCGTTGTTTGAAAATGTCATGCGGGCCCATGCAACGCACCTGGCGATGACCGGCCAAGTGATCGCGCCGCGTACGCGCGCCGCCATGCTGGCGCAGATGGAGCACCACTATGTGACGTTCCGGTGGCAGTGCGAGGAGTGGCAACTGGCCTATCCGCAGCTTTTCGAGCCAGCGTACACCGGCCGTCTGTTCAAGATACTCGATCGTCTGATTGCCGATCTTCGCGGGCAATCTGCCGTGCGCGATTGGAACGTGGCGGCACCGGTGTCGCCGGCCAGTGGCAAGAAACGAGTGTTCGAGGTCCAGAATGAGTTTTTGCTGGGCGACCCCAGCCGGGACAGCCAGGGCCGCAAGATCATGACTGTGGACATCAATGACACCCGTCAGGAAGTTTTCATTGAAAGCCCAGAAGGGCGCTGGGAGCCGCAACAACCGCAGGCGGCCGCAAGCCAGCAGATGGTTCGCAGTGGCAAGTCGCTGGCAAAGGAGGCGCGCCTGGAACTCACTCGGTCCGAAGAGCTGCCAGTGCGAGCCATGGGCTATTTCAGCCAGGGCATGACCCCTAAAAACCTTGAGGATGTACTCGGCTTGGCAGCCACCAGCTTGCGCAAGCGGGCGCGTGACCTGGAGGCCGTTGCCACCCAGGCGCAACCCTATGCCGAATTGACCTTGCAATTGCGCCAACGGGCCGCTGAACTGCAGATCGAAGGCCAACGCCTGCGCATCGAACAAACCCTCAAGACGGCCGAACCTAATGTCGGGCAGTTGAGCTATCTGCTTGATAAAGGCCGGGTCAGCGTCCTGCGTAACGGTGAACCCAGGGCATTGCACGATGCCCGTGGCCGCGTGGTGGACTATCTACAGGAATACGAAGTACGCCAGGTCGACACGCAATCACCGTTATGGTTTGCGCATTTTCATTACAGCCAGCCCAACCCGAAGTTTGGTGGCTGGAAAGCGGCCCATCTGAAGACCGCGGCGCAACGCAACAAGGGCCTGCAATGGCAGGTGTCGCAAGAACAGGCCGGCCAGGTTCATGAGCGCATTTGGCGCGCAGGGATCGACCCACAGACCGCCGATGCGCTGTTCCGACCATTGTTCGAGGTGCAGTAGGCCCCGCTGCCGATCAGGCCTGTGCGCGGGCCTGGTCGGCGCGTGTCACCTGCTGGCACAGCTCGATGATCTGTTCGCGCATCCAGCGGTTGGCCGGGTCCTGGTCGGTGCTCTCGTGCCAGTACAGGTGGGTTTCCACGGGCGGCAGGTCACCCACCGGCAGGCGCACGAAGTTCAAGTCATGCCGGCGTGCGAAACGCTCCGGCACGGTCATCACCATGTCGGTTTGCTGCAGCACCTGGGAGGCCATCAGGTAATGCTGCGAGCGCAGGGCAATTTTGCGCTGCAGGCCCATCTTGCCCAGGGCCAGGTCCACGTAGCCTAGGCCGTTGCGGCGGCTGGAAATGTGGATGTGGGTCAGGGCCAGGTAATCGTCCAGGGTGATCTTGTCTTTGTTCATGGGGTGGCCCTTGCGCAGGGCGCACACGTAGTGGTCCTCCATCAACTTGACGTGGCGCACCTGTGGGTCGGTGTTCAGCGGCGCGTCCACGGCGAAATCCAGGCGGCCGGCGGCCAGTTCCTTGGTGGTTTCGCGGCGCTTGCACAAGAAGCTCTCGATCACCACGGCCGGTGCCAGGCGGCGCAGGCGCTGGAACAACGGCGGCAAAATGATCGCCTCGGTGAGGTCAGTCATGCTGATGCGGAAGGTCTTGTTGGCTTGCAGCGGCGTGAAGATCCGGCTTTCCTGCACCGACACCCGCAGCAGCGACAAGGCGTTGCGCACCGGCCCGATGATGTTCTGCGCCATGGGCGTGGGCACCATGCCTTGGGCGGTGCGCACGAACAGCGGATCGTTGAAGGTTTCGCGCAGCCGCGCCAGGGCGTTGGACACCGCCGGCTGGGTGATGCCGACGATCTGGCCGGCACGGGTCAGGTTGGCTTCGGTGTAGATGGCGTCGAAAACGATGAACAGGTTCAGGTCGACTTTGCTCAGATTCATGTGGCAGCGCTCTTGTTGTGGTTGTGCCGGTGCGTCACTGGATCATATATCGGTTATGAATGTTTATACACGCCGAGAATAGGCTAGGTAAATCTTGGTGGCTGTTCTAGCATCGATTTCATGCCCACGACAAGCTGATTGCATAAGGTAGACGCCCATGGATTTCGCTTACTCCCCCAAGGTCCAGGAATTGCGCGAACGTGTCACCGCGTTCATGGACACTTACGTATACCCCGCCGAATCGGTGTTCGAGCGCCAAGTGGCCGAGGGTGACCGTTGGCAGCCCACGGCCATCATGGAAGAGCTCAAGGCAAAAGCGCGCGCCGAGGGCCTGTGGAACCTGTTTTTGCCGGAATCGGAACTGGGTGCCGGCCTGACTAACATGGAGTACGCCCCGCTGGCTGAAATCATGGGCCGCTCGTTGCTGGGCTCCGAGCCGTTCAACTGCTCGGCCCCCGACACCGGCAACATGGAAGTGCTGGTGCGTTATGGCACCGAAGAGCACAAGCGCCTGTACCTGGAGCCGCTGCTGCGTGGCGAGATCCGTTCGGCCTTTGCCATGACCGAGCCGGACGTGGCGTCATCCGATGCCACCAACATGGCCGCCCGCGCAGTGCGTGATGGCGATGAATGGGTGATCAACGGCCGCAAGTGGTGGACGTCGGGCGCCTGCGACCCACGCTGCAAGATCATGGTGTTCATGGGCCTGAGCAACCCGGAGGGCCCGCGCCACCAGCAGCACTCGATGATTTTGGTGCCTACCGACACGCCCGGGGTGAAGATCGTGCGCCCGCTGACGGTGTTCGGTTATGACGATGCGCCCCACGGCCACGCCGAAGTGCTGTTCGACAACGTGCGCGTGCCCTACGAAAACGTGCTGCTGGGTGAGGGCCGCGGTTTCGAGATTGCCCAGGGTCGCCTTGGCCCAGGTCGCATCCACCACTGCATGCGTTCGATCGGCATGGCCGAGCGGGCGTTGGAATTGATGTGCCGCCGTTCGGTGGACCGCGTCGCCTTTGGCCGGCCTTTGGCGCGCCTGGGGGGCAACGTCGACAAGATCGCCGACTCGCGCATGGAAATCGACATGGCACGCCTGCTGACCCTCAAGGCCGCCTACATGATGGACACCGCCGGCAACAAGGTGGCCAAGAGCGAGATCGCGCAGATCAAAGTGGTCGCACCCAACGTCGCCCTGCGGGTGATCGACCGTGCCATCCAGATGCACGGCGGGGCAGGGGTCAGCAATGACTTCCCGCTGGCCTACATGTATGCGATGCAGCGCACCCTGCGCCTGGCCGACGGCCCGGACGAAGTGCACCGCGCCGCCATCGGCAAGCACGAAATCGGCAAGTACGTGCCCAAGGAGTTGCTGCGCAGCGGTCAGTAAATCCAGACCTCGACCCGGCGATTCTTGACCCGGCCTTCGTCCAGGTCATTAGTCGCCACCGGCATCTCGGCGCCCATGCCGAGAATGTCGCGAAACACCACGCCATTTTTCACCAACTCCCGACGCACCGCCATGGCCCGCAGCTTGGACAGCAGCAGGGCTCGGGCGGCGTCGTCCTTGGTGTCGCCAAAGCCCACCAGGGTGACTTGGCGGTCCAGCTTGCCGTGGGCCTTTACATAATCCAACACCCGTTGCAGGTCGGCTTGGGCTTTGTTGTCCAGCGTCGCGCTGCCTTCGGCAAAGCGGAAATTCACCGACAGGCGCTGCGCGCTGCGGGCTAACTCACGGTAGTCGGCGGGCATTTTTTCGGTGGCCTGCACCTCGATGGCCTGCACGGTCTGGGCGACAAAGCCGAAGCCGGCGACGATGGCCTGGCCTTTCGCGCTTTGGGTGAAATCCACCAGCGCCTGGGCCCAACGGTTAGGGCGTTCGGGCGGTCGGTAAAAATACAGACGGCGCGACAACGGGTAGTCTTCGGTCGCAATCAGGCTGATGGTCGGCGCCATTGCCCGGGCCTCCCCGTCGCCGATGGCCAGGGCCTTGGCCTGGCGCACGTAGGGCAGGCCGATAAAGCCAATGGCCTGCGGGTCGCGGCTGACTTCATCAGACAACTGCTCGCTGGATTCCAGGCGATTGGCCTGGGCGGTGAGGTTCAGGTGGCGCGGGCCGAGCACCAGCTCCTTGAAGGTTTCCCAGGTGCCGGACTGCTCGTCTCGGGCATACACATGGATGGGGCCGCGCCCGGCGCCCAGGCTTTGCCAGTCGTTGATTTGCCCGCTGAATACCTGCGCCAACTGATCGGTGCTCAGTTGCTTGAGCGGGTTACCCGGCGGCACGATCACCGCCACGCCATCGATGGCAATCACCTGTTCGGCCTCGGGGCTTTTCAAGTCGCCCAGGCCTTCCAGGGTGACCAGTTCGCTGTCCTTGATGGGGCGCGAGGCCGCGGCCAAGTCGGCTTCGCCCTTGTCCAGCGCAGCAAAGCCAGTGCTGGAGCCATGGGCGTCCACTTCCACTTGCAACCACTGGCCGTCGGGCGATTGGCCCAGCACCTGTTGTTCGTTGGGGTGCTCGCCGGGCTGAATCTTCACATCTTTCAGGCCTTGGTCTTCGAGCATGGCCTTGACCAACGCCGGGCCCAGTTCCGCACCAATGGTGTTGGAACCCTGTATGCGCAGAATGGGCGTGGCCGGGTTAGCCCACGCAAGGCTAGGCAGACACAGGGCAAGCAGAAAAACACGAAGGCGCATAGGCCGGGCACCAGAGGGCGGGTAGGGTGCCGAAAGATTAAGACAGGTAGATGACCGATGCGTGACAGCGCAACCCCTGTAGGAGCGGATTGATCCGCGAAAAGAGCACCGCGTTGAATTAGGCATACCACGGTGCGGCCTTCGCGGATCAATGCGCCCCTACAGGTAATCGCGCACCCTGTAGCGAAAAGCTCAGCGCTTTATCAGCTCAATTGCAACCAGATCGGCGCATGGTCGGAGGGCTTTTCCATCGCTCGCAAATCGTAGTCCACGCCTGCGTCCACCACCCGTGGCAACAGCCCTTGCGAAGCCATGATCACATCGATGCGCAGCCCGCGCTTGGGCTCGTCCTCGAAACCGCGGCTGCGGTAGTCGAACCAGCTGAAGCGATCGGCCACGGTGGGGTTCAGGTGGCGGAAGCTGTCCACCAGGCCCCAGTTTTTCAGGCGGGCCATCCACTCGCGTTCTTCGGGCAGAAAGCTGCACTTGCCGGTTTTCAGCCAGCGCTTGGCGTTGTCCGGGCCGATGCCGATGTCGCAGTCTTCGGGCGAGATGTTCACGTCGCCCATCACGATCACTGGCTGGTCGCTCTTGAACTCGCTTTCCAGCAGCAGTTGCAGGTCATTGTAGAAACGCTGCTTGGCCGGGAACTTGGTGGGGTGGTCGCGGCTTTCGCCTTGAGGGAAATAGCCATTCATGATGGTGACCGGCTGGCCATTGGCGTCGGCGTAGGTGCCCCAGATAAAGCGGCGCTGGGCGTCCTCTTCATCGGTATGAAAGCCCTTGTTCAGGGCCAGCGGCGCCTGGCGCGAAAGCAGGGCCACGCCGTAGTGGCCCTTCTGCCCGTGAAAGTGCACGTGGTAACCCAGGGCTTCGACCTCGGCCCTTGGGAACATGTCGTCGCTGACCTTGGTTTCCTGCAGGCCGATCACGTCGGGCTGGTGTTTGTCGATCAGCGCCGCCAGCTGATGGGGCCGGGCGCGAAGGCCGTTGATGTTGAAAGACACGATTTTCATGGCGGCACAGGTCCTGGCGAAAAAGGGTGATGCTAACGGACCCAGGCGCCGGGGGCCAGCATGGCGAGTCTGCCGCCTGGCTGCTAACGTGCATCAATAAGAAGGGAACCTAAGGTGTGAACCGGCCCTCCATGACAAAACACCTGCTTTAACTTCAAGGACTTTGTTCATGCCTGAAACCCATCGCGACGACGCCAAGGTGGTCATGCTCGACGCAGGCTACGCCAGTGAGGCGCGCTCGTTGCTCTACCACGCCTACCGCCATGAACCGACCTTCGCCCACCTGTTCGAGGCGCAACGCGCCGGTTACGAACAGCGGGTACGCGCCACGGTACGCGAACTGATGAAGCAGCACTTCATCCAGGACCTGCCCGGCATTGGCCTGTTGGTCGACGACCGCCTGGTGGGCATGGCGCTGATCGCGCCGCCGCAACGGCGCCTGGGGGTCACCGAAAGCTGGACCTGGCGGCTGCGCATGGTGATGAGCGCGGGCTTCAAGTGCACGCGGCGTTACCTGGACTATCACGAGGCCGTCCTGGCCTGCGTGCCGGGGGATGCCGTGCACATGCTGCCGTTGATCGGTATTCACCCACAGTTTCAGGGGCATCACTATGGTGAACAACTGCTCACCGCCGTGCACAACTGGTGCGCCCAGGACAGCGGCTCCGAAGGGGTGGTGCTGGACACCGGCAACCCGCACTATCTGGAATTCTATAAACGCCAGGGTTATGTAGAAATTGGAGAAGTGGCTGTAGGACCTGTAGTCGAACATGTGTTCTTTCATCCTAATCCACACGTTTTGATACAAGCCAGCGCCTGAAATCCGAACTTTCCTGTCGCCTGTAGGCTCTATAACGCCCTTTCGCTCGTGATAGCATCCGCGCCTATGAAGTTTTCAGGACGATTTACCTGCGGGTTGATGCTGCTGTTCACGCCATTCGCCGCCTTTGCGGCGGATGACTTGCAAGTGCAGATCACGCCCGCCAATACGGAACTCAAGGCGAACGTCGAGGGTTATATCGGCAGCCTCGGTGATCGGGACGAAGAGGCGTTGTTGCGTTTCAGTCGTGGTGCCGAGGAGCAGGCGCGCAAGGCCGCCCAGGCCCTGGGGTACTACCAGGCGCACATCAGCAGTGATGTGCAGGCGGCCAAGAACGGCAAGCCGCCCAGGTTGGTGCTGCGCCTCGAGACAGGGGAGCCGGTGCACTTGCGCAACGTGCTGATCCGAGTCGATGGCCCGGCGGCCCAGTTCAAGCGCTTTCGCGTGCCCGACAGCCCGGCCCTGCGCGAAGGTGCCGTCCTCAACCACGGCCATTATGAAGACGCGAAAAAACTGATCCAGAACCAGGCTTCGCGTTTCGGCTATTTCAGTGGCCACTTCACCCGGCAAAAACTGGCTATCGACCCCCAGGCCGGCGTGGCCGACATCGAGCTGGTGTACGACAGCGGCCCGCGCTACACCCTGGGCCAAGTGCACTTCAAGGGCGATACCCCGTTCGATGAAGACCTGCTGCAACGCATGGTGCCGTTCAAGGGCAACACACCGTACGATTCCGAACTGATCGCCGAACTGAACCAGGCGCTGCAATCGAGCGGCTATTTCGAAGGCGTTCGCGTGGATGCCGCGCCCACCGCGGCCGTGGACAAGGTGATCCCGGTGGACGTCCAACTGCAAACCCGCAAGCCGCGCACTATGGGGCTGGGCCTGGGCTACTCGACCGACGTGGGGCCGCGCGGCAAGGCCAACTGGACGCGCCATTGGGTCAACGCCCATGGCGACAGCTACGGCGCCGAGATGGAACTGTCGGCGCCCCGCCAGAACGTCGGCCTGTGGTACGACATACCGCTGGACCCGCCCCTCACCGACAAGCTGCGCTGGGCCGGCGGTTACCAATACGAAGAGATCGCCGACACCGACAGCCTCAGCAAGCTTTTGACCATCGGTCCCGAGTGGCACAGCAAGCTGCCCAGCGGCTGGACCCGCATCATCTCGCTCAAGTGGCAACGCGAAGAATACCGCCTGGGCGATGACAGCGGCCTGAGCACGCTGTTGATGCCGGGTATCAGCTACTCGTACCTCAAGAGCGACAACAAGGTTGACCCGCACAACGGCTACCGCCTGCAATTTGACACTGAAGTCGCCAAGGAGGGCCTGATGTCCGACACCAACCTGATCCACGCCAACATGCTGGTCAAGGGCCTGACCACCGTGGCCAACAACCACCGTTTCCTGGCACGGCTGGCCGTGGGTGGCAGTGCCACCAATGGCTACAAGTCGATCCCGCCGTCGCTGCGCTTTTTTGCCGGCGGTGACCAAAGCGTGCGCGGTTACGACTACCAGACCCTGTCGCCGGAGAACTCCGATGGCGACCGCATCGGCGGCCGCTACATGATCGCCGGCAGCCTGGAGTACCAGTATTCGATCGCCGAAAAATGGCGCATCGCAACTTTTGTCGACCAGGGCAACTCGTTCAACAACCTTGAGCTGCCAAGCCTGAAAACCGGGGTGGGCATCGGTATCCGCTGGGTCTCGCCAGTGGGGCCGTTGCGCCTGGACCTGGCCCATGCGCTGGATGACGACGGCGGCATTCGCCTGCACTTTTCCATGGGGCCCGAGTTGTGAGCGTGCGCTTTGAACGTGGCGTGAAATTCGCCTTGCTGGGGCTGCTGGCCCTGGTGGTGTTGGTGGTCGTGGGCATCGGTTGCGTGTTGGGTACCCCGGCGGGCAGCCGCTGGGCACTGGCCCAGGTGCCGGGCCTGCAGGTGGATAACTTCCAGGGCCGCCTGGCCGGGCACTGGAGCGCCGACCATGTGCTGTGGCAGCAGGACGACCTGCGCCTGGAGCTGCAAACCCCGGCCTTTGACTGGTCGCCGGGTTGCCTGTTGAAGATGACCCTGTGCATCGACCGCCTGGAAGTGGAGCAGATCCGCCTGCAGTTGCCGCCGTCCCAGGAGGCCTCCAACAGTGGCCCCATCAGCCTGCCGGATTTGAAACTGCCGGTGGCCATCCGCCTGGGGTCGGTATACGTCGGCAGTTTGCAGATCGACGGCACCGAGCAACTGCGCAGCCTCAACCTGGCCGCGCAATGGACGGCCCAAGGCATGCACATCGAGTCGTTGCACCTGCAACGCGAAGACCTGGCCCTGGACCTGAGCGGCACCCTGCAACCGGGGGGGCAATGGCCGCTGGCCGCGACCGCCCAGGTCAAGCTGCCCGCAGTGGGCGGCAAGGAATGGGCGCTGGCCTTGAAGGTGGACGGCGATCTGCTCAAGACCCTCAAGCTGGACGGCCAGAGCAGCGGTTACCTGGACGGCCACCTGAGCGGCGAACTGCAACCTTTGGCCGACAACCTGCCGGCCCAAGTGCGCATCACTTCAGACAACTTCCAGCCCGACGCCAGCCTGCCGGACACCCTGCAGCTCAACCAGTTGCTGTTGACCGGGCAGGGCGACCTCAAGGCCGGCTATGTGCTGGCGGGGCAGGCCACCCTGCCGGCCGAGCAGGGGCCGATGAACCTGGCGCTCAAAGGCCGGGTCGACGCCAAGGGCGCGCTGATCGAGGCGCTGGACATCACCGCCAGCGACAGCCAAAGCGTCAAGCTGACCGGCAGCCTGGACTGGCAGCAAGGTGTTAGCGCCGACGCGAAACTGGCCTGGCTCGACTTCCCCTGGCACCGCCTGTACCCGGTGGTGCCGGAGCCAGAGTTCGCGGCACGGCAGTTCAATGCCGAAGTGTCTTACAAAGACGGCAAATACATCGGCAACTTCAACGGCGCCCTGGACGGCCCCGCCGGTGCTTTCACGCTGGGCAGCCCGTTCAGCGGCGACCTGGCCCAAGCGTTCTTGCCCCAACTGGAACTCAAGGCCGGGCAGGGCACTGCCAGCGGCCACTTGAACCTGAAGTTTGCCGACGGGATTGCCTGGGACACCGCCCTGGACCTGAGCAACCTCAATCCGGCGTTCTGGTTGGCCGAGTTGCCCGGCAACCTGGCCGGCCCCCTGCGCAGCAAAGGTGAGTTCAAAAACGAGCAATTGAGCGTGGACGCCGACCTCGACATCAAGGGCCGGTTGCGCGGCCAGCCTGCGGTGCTCAAGGCCCAGGCGCAAGGCGCGGGCGAGCGCTGGACCCTCGGCACCCTGGACATCCACTTGGGCGACAACCGCATCAACGGCAGTGGCAGCCTGCAACAGCGCCTGGCCGGGCAAGTCGACATCAACCTGGCCCGCCTGGGCCAGCTGTGGCCCGGGCTGCAGGGGCAGGTCAAGGGCCGCCTGGACGTCGCCGGTAGCCTGAAGGCGCCGCAAGGTCAGCTCACGCTCAACGGCCAGCAACTGGCCATGGATGACAATCGCCTGCAGGCCCTTAAATTGGACGCCAGCCTGGACAGCGCCCAGCGCGGCAAGCTGGACTTGACCGGCAGTGGCATCCGCGCAGGCGACACGCAATTGGGCACGCTTGCGCTCAAGGGCCTGGGCGATATCAAGCGCCAGCAGTTGGACCTGAGCCTGAACGGGCCACAGCTGAAACTGGCGTTGGGCCTGGACGGCAACCTGGACAAGGGCAACTGGCGCGGCCGCCTGAACAGCGGCCAGGTGCAGGCCGGTGGCCAGGACTGGAAGCTGGGTGCACCGGCCAAGCTTGAGCGCCTGGCCGACGGGCGCATCAACTTTGCTGCCCACTGTTGGCAGTCTGGCCAGGCCAGCCTGTGCGGCGAGGATCAGCGCTTGGCCCCCGAGCCGCGTCTGCGCTGGCACCTCAAGCAGTTCCCGTTGGACAGCCTGGCGCAATGGCTGCCCAAGGATTTCGCCTGGCAGGGCAAGCTCAACGCCGACCTGCAACTGGATCTGCCCAAATCCGGGCCCAAGGGCGTGGTGCTGGTGGACGCCGGCAATGGCACCCTGCGCCTGCGCGAGAAGGGCCAGTGGGTGGACTTCAACTACGACACCCTGCGCCTGAGCAGCAACCTTGCGCCCAGCCGGGTCGACACCACGCTGGATTTCCATGGCGCCAAGCTGGGCACCTTGAAGGTCAACACGCGGATCAACCCGCTGGCACGCAACAAGCCGCTGTCCGGTGATTTCCAGCTGTCGGGCCTGGA contains:
- a CDS encoding LysR family transcriptional regulator, whose translation is MNLSKVDLNLFIVFDAIYTEANLTRAGQIVGITQPAVSNALARLRETFNDPLFVRTAQGMVPTPMAQNIIGPVRNALSLLRVSVQESRIFTPLQANKTFRISMTDLTEAIILPPLFQRLRRLAPAVVIESFLCKRRETTKELAAGRLDFAVDAPLNTDPQVRHVKLMEDHYVCALRKGHPMNKDKITLDDYLALTHIHISSRRNGLGYVDLALGKMGLQRKIALRSQHYLMASQVLQQTDMVMTVPERFARRHDLNFVRLPVGDLPPVETHLYWHESTDQDPANRWMREQIIELCQQVTRADQARAQA
- a CDS encoding autotransporter assembly complex protein TamA yields the protein MKFSGRFTCGLMLLFTPFAAFAADDLQVQITPANTELKANVEGYIGSLGDRDEEALLRFSRGAEEQARKAAQALGYYQAHISSDVQAAKNGKPPRLVLRLETGEPVHLRNVLIRVDGPAAQFKRFRVPDSPALREGAVLNHGHYEDAKKLIQNQASRFGYFSGHFTRQKLAIDPQAGVADIELVYDSGPRYTLGQVHFKGDTPFDEDLLQRMVPFKGNTPYDSELIAELNQALQSSGYFEGVRVDAAPTAAVDKVIPVDVQLQTRKPRTMGLGLGYSTDVGPRGKANWTRHWVNAHGDSYGAEMELSAPRQNVGLWYDIPLDPPLTDKLRWAGGYQYEEIADTDSLSKLLTIGPEWHSKLPSGWTRIISLKWQREEYRLGDDSGLSTLLMPGISYSYLKSDNKVDPHNGYRLQFDTEVAKEGLMSDTNLIHANMLVKGLTTVANNHRFLARLAVGGSATNGYKSIPPSLRFFAGGDQSVRGYDYQTLSPENSDGDRIGGRYMIAGSLEYQYSIAEKWRIATFVDQGNSFNNLELPSLKTGVGIGIRWVSPVGPLRLDLAHALDDDGGIRLHFSMGPEL
- the xthA gene encoding exodeoxyribonuclease III, with the translated sequence MKIVSFNINGLRARPHQLAALIDKHQPDVIGLQETKVSDDMFPRAEVEALGYHVHFHGQKGHYGVALLSRQAPLALNKGFHTDEEDAQRRFIWGTYADANGQPVTIMNGYFPQGESRDHPTKFPAKQRFYNDLQLLLESEFKSDQPVIVMGDVNISPEDCDIGIGPDNAKRWLKTGKCSFLPEEREWMARLKNWGLVDSFRHLNPTVADRFSWFDYRSRGFEDEPKRGLRIDVIMASQGLLPRVVDAGVDYDLRAMEKPSDHAPIWLQLS
- a CDS encoding translocation/assembly module TamB domain-containing protein; its protein translation is MRFERGVKFALLGLLALVVLVVVGIGCVLGTPAGSRWALAQVPGLQVDNFQGRLAGHWSADHVLWQQDDLRLELQTPAFDWSPGCLLKMTLCIDRLEVEQIRLQLPPSQEASNSGPISLPDLKLPVAIRLGSVYVGSLQIDGTEQLRSLNLAAQWTAQGMHIESLHLQREDLALDLSGTLQPGGQWPLAATAQVKLPAVGGKEWALALKVDGDLLKTLKLDGQSSGYLDGHLSGELQPLADNLPAQVRITSDNFQPDASLPDTLQLNQLLLTGQGDLKAGYVLAGQATLPAEQGPMNLALKGRVDAKGALIEALDITASDSQSVKLTGSLDWQQGVSADAKLAWLDFPWHRLYPVVPEPEFAARQFNAEVSYKDGKYIGNFNGALDGPAGAFTLGSPFSGDLAQAFLPQLELKAGQGTASGHLNLKFADGIAWDTALDLSNLNPAFWLAELPGNLAGPLRSKGEFKNEQLSVDADLDIKGRLRGQPAVLKAQAQGAGERWTLGTLDIHLGDNRINGSGSLQQRLAGQVDINLARLGQLWPGLQGQVKGRLDVAGSLKAPQGQLTLNGQQLAMDDNRLQALKLDASLDSAQRGKLDLTGSGIRAGDTQLGTLALKGLGDIKRQQLDLSLNGPQLKLALGLDGNLDKGNWRGRLNSGQVQAGGQDWKLGAPAKLERLADGRINFAAHCWQSGQASLCGEDQRLAPEPRLRWHLKQFPLDSLAQWLPKDFAWQGKLNADLQLDLPKSGPKGVVLVDAGNGTLRLREKGQWVDFNYDTLRLSSNLAPSRVDTTLDFHGAKLGTLKVNTRINPLARNKPLSGDFQLSGLDLAVARPFVPMVEKIEGRLNGNGSLSGTLLAPQVNGKVTLSDGLVAGAELPTTVHDLNLQALIAGESVQLSGGWKSGDAGVGSVGGHIAWGQALAVDVKVSGTRLPVSVEPYAALEVAPDLTIKMDGERLAIAGKVLVPKGAITVRELPPSTVKLSDDAVIVGHQTQEGNAPLAMAMDINVEVGQDKLSFTGFGLTANLAGHVHIGDNLDTRGELNLNDGRYRAYGQRLTIRRARLLFAGPIDQPYLDIEAIRQTDDVIAGIRLSGSAEQPTTVVFSEPAMSQEQALSYLVLGRPLSTTGEDNNMLAQAALGLGLAGSSGITDSMAKDLGIQDFQLDTSGSGDSTSVVASGNLSERLSLRYGVGVFEPANTIALRYKLSKKVYLEAAGGVASSLDIFYKRDF
- a CDS encoding GNAT family N-acetyltransferase; this encodes MPETHRDDAKVVMLDAGYASEARSLLYHAYRHEPTFAHLFEAQRAGYEQRVRATVRELMKQHFIQDLPGIGLLVDDRLVGMALIAPPQRRLGVTESWTWRLRMVMSAGFKCTRRYLDYHEAVLACVPGDAVHMLPLIGIHPQFQGHHYGEQLLTAVHNWCAQDSGSEGVVLDTGNPHYLEFYKRQGYVEIGEVAVGPVVEHVFFHPNPHVLIQASA
- a CDS encoding acyl-CoA dehydrogenase — translated: MDFAYSPKVQELRERVTAFMDTYVYPAESVFERQVAEGDRWQPTAIMEELKAKARAEGLWNLFLPESELGAGLTNMEYAPLAEIMGRSLLGSEPFNCSAPDTGNMEVLVRYGTEEHKRLYLEPLLRGEIRSAFAMTEPDVASSDATNMAARAVRDGDEWVINGRKWWTSGACDPRCKIMVFMGLSNPEGPRHQQHSMILVPTDTPGVKIVRPLTVFGYDDAPHGHAEVLFDNVRVPYENVLLGEGRGFEIAQGRLGPGRIHHCMRSIGMAERALELMCRRSVDRVAFGRPLARLGGNVDKIADSRMEIDMARLLTLKAAYMMDTAGNKVAKSEIAQIKVVAPNVALRVIDRAIQMHGGAGVSNDFPLAYMYAMQRTLRLADGPDEVHRAAIGKHEIGKYVPKELLRSGQ
- a CDS encoding substrate-binding domain-containing protein: MRLRVFLLALCLPSLAWANPATPILRIQGSNTIGAELGPALVKAMLEDQGLKDVKIQPGEHPNEQQVLGQSPDGQWLQVEVDAHGSSTGFAALDKGEADLAAASRPIKDSELVTLEGLGDLKSPEAEQVIAIDGVAVIVPPGNPLKQLSTDQLAQVFSGQINDWQSLGAGRGPIHVYARDEQSGTWETFKELVLGPRHLNLTAQANRLESSEQLSDEVSRDPQAIGFIGLPYVRQAKALAIGDGEARAMAPTISLIATEDYPLSRRLYFYRPPERPNRWAQALVDFTQSAKGQAIVAGFGFVAQTVQAIEVQATEKMPADYRELARSAQRLSVNFRFAEGSATLDNKAQADLQRVLDYVKAHGKLDRQVTLVGFGDTKDDAARALLLSKLRAMAVRRELVKNGVVFRDILGMGAEMPVATNDLDEGRVKNRRVEVWIY